The following coding sequences lie in one Danio rerio strain Tuebingen ecotype United States chromosome 3, GRCz12tu, whole genome shotgun sequence genomic window:
- the LOC141381085 gene encoding interferon-induced very large GTPase 1-like has product MDNLYHKLHLEHRHTNKLRAADVLQITKHSLQPHKPCTEALTRTFIQKLLMMNYRARYISAEETNGQNHMQQTDNDSPEGGSDIFNEMSFSKGTNQSELIHPMDVQMAVFHHADGFLKQLMVTKLSQCQFALPLLVPDPETQQIEFPLWTFRQITKSWKIRNTNNETISQTQPIYKAQTPMVFFFRFGSVSSSKSQLMNSLINDKHNTFFHRNCPGSSRSRVLMDGVVEIAWFCPSGKNTDTFTDCVAFCNLHGDAGDHEKQWRILTEMASVNVLLLPRLDRNARHATTIQKLYSDSKPLICLFAEDESTVIPTKKAKYKIGLKDRNQSEVSEELRGAISDCLLESSSTFRLEDVSKHSDIRVDEEDDEDCRRGRAAAQQMISLLEEKKLTEIKESFLPHQGKLWHQWSQKNKELHRLQVDEIQLGQITSEMRNICEQQHESEISGFINLFIQEMNSNNEHVIFFLNWLRIFLDEHMSKDITILQHMYNEKWSEVKKLKESHDKSDQLKAEETELERISEDLQGAAFGLEHIMREIGQIYESCSSVKENKKDLPVHFSSLPSLAAEMMISGFPLELMDGDAAHVPLVWISAVLDELAQKLGDQTRVFVLSVLGIQSSGKSTMLNAMFGLQFAVSAGRCTRGAFMQLVKVSEEMKTQMNCDYILVVDTEGLRAPELAGRSTRHHDNELATFVVGIANLTLINIFKENPSEMQDVLQIVVQAFMKIKKVRLKPSCVFVHQNMSDITAGEKNMQGRRRLQETLDQITKTAAKNEDSDAKRFSDVIRFDVQNDVKYFTNLWEGSPPMAPPNPNYSENVQELKETIMSQASKSQGMRLTDLKDHIVHLWKALLNEQFVFSFRNSLETSAYKKLNIEYSKWSSSLHSTMMEIENKLHNKIENKVINEVEKTDLHRELKEATEELEKSMFEFFEKDKYADILIQWKTSFETKFKEEILKETNKLNSILHQHRSTSAATFAKIIFQKLKEPIEQSIYRKTSGDLADEMRSDCESLNGNRTNLEKHILKTLAEEEDFDKYMNYIENPRNHYKSFIRDEVSRYIRDKFSISVLPKMKENIKLLQQKIMNAAHQSTEHVQVNSGDVGLWLKSFTQQLSDQLIFSEKDLSGVKHDDVEDFTLLEDVIRQELPAVMSDISSRFNTDTFPVKLDYKFRPDELLIDHFCQCCWVQCPFCGATCTNSMENHVGDHSVQFHRSIGLYGVHYRDASNLSTYICTSALANSNLYFYPTDSDEKILWRDYRRAGGVYADWSITPDLSELPYWKWFVCRFQNNLEKCYSKTFKGSGEIPEEWRKYVKRDATESLIKYM; this is encoded by the coding sequence ATGGATAATCTGTATCACAAACTACATCTCGAACATAGACATACTAATAAATTGAGAGCTGCAGATGTTCTTCAGATAACTAAACATTCATTACAGCCCCACAAACCTTGCACTGAAGCGCTAACTCGAACTTTCATACAGAAACTACTGATGATGAACTACAGAGCAAGATACATTAGTGCTGAGGAGACTAACGGGCAAAATCACATGCAACAAACGGACAATGACTCACCTGAAGGAGGAAGTGATATTTTCAATGAAATGTCTTTTTCTAAAGGCACAAATCAGTCTGAACTCATTCACCCGATGGATGTTCAGATGGCTGTGTTTCATCATGCTGATGGTTTTCTAAAGCAGCTGATGGTCACTAAACTGTCCCAGTGTCAGTTCGCTCTGCCTCTGCTTGTTCCTGATCCAGAAACTCAACAGATTGAGTTTCCTCTCTGGACATTCAGACAAATCACCAAGAGCTGGAAGATCAGAAACACCAACAATGAAACCATCAGTCAAACCCAGCCCATCTACAAGGCACAAACTCCAATGGTGTTCTTCTTCAGGTTTGGCTCTGTGTCTTCATCCAAGTCTCAGCTGATGAACAGTCTGATCAATGACAAACACAACACGTTCTTCCACAGGAACTGCCCAGGCAGCAGCAGATCCAGAGTCCTGATGGATGGAGTGGTGGAGATCGCCTGGTTCTGCCCTTCTGGGAAAAACACTGATACATTTACTGACTGTGTGGCGTTCTGTAATCTACATGGAGATGCAGGAGACCACGAGAAACAGTGGAGGATCCTCACTGAGATGGCCTCAGTCAATGTGCTTCTACTTCCACGGCTCGACAGAAATGCCAGACATGCAACAACAATTCAAAAACTGTACAGTGACTCAAAGCCACTTATTTGCTTATTTGCTGAAGATGAATCTACTGTTATTCCGACAAAGAAAGCAAAATACAAGATCGGTTTAAAAGACAGAAATCAGTCAGAAGTATCTGAAGAACTCAGAGGAGCTATAAGTGATTGTCTCTTGGAATCATCTTCCACATTTAGACTTGAGGATGTGTCCAAACACTCAGACATCAGAGTAGATGAGGAAGATGATGAAGACTGCAGGAGAGGAAGAGCAGCAGCACAGCAGATGATCAGTTTACTGGAGGAGAAAAAACTGACAGAAATCAAAGAATCATTTCTGCCTCATCAGGGGAAACTGTGGCATCAGTGGAGTCAGAAGAACAAAGAGCTACATCGACTTCAAGTTGATGAGATACAACTAGGACAAATAACTTCAGAAATGAGAAATATCTGTGAACAGCAACATGAGTCTGAGATTAGTGGGTTTATAAACCTCTTCATCCAAGAAATGAACTCAAATAACgaacatgtaatattttttcttaattgGCTCAGAATCTTCTTAGATGAACATATGTCAAAGGATATTACTATTCTTCAACACATGTATAATGAAAAATGGTCAGAAGTTAAAAAACTGAAAGAGAGTCATGATAAATCTGACCAACTCAAAGCTGAAGAAACTGAACTTGAGAGAATATCTGAGGATCTTCAAGGGGCAGcctttggtctggagcacatcATGAGGGAGATCGGTCAGATCTATGAATCATGTTCATCTGTGAAGGAGAACAAGAAAGATCTGCCGGTTCACTTCTCTTCTCTCCCGAGTCTCGCAGCAGAGATGATGATCTCTGGGTTTCCACTGGAGCTGATGGATGGAGATGCTGCTCATGTTCCTCTGGTCTGGATCTCTGCTGTTCTTGATGAACTTGCCCAGAAACTGGGAGACCAGACCAGAGTCTTTGTGCTGTCAGTTTTAGGAATTCAGAGCTCTGGGAAATCCACCATGCTGAACGCCATGTTTGGACTCCAGTTTGCCGTCAGTGCTGGCAGGTGCACCAGAGGAGCTTTCATGCAGCTGGTCAAAGTGTCTGAGGAGATGAAAACACAGATGAACTGTGACTATATTCTGGTTGTTGATACTGAGGGTCTTCGTGCTCCAGAACTCGCCGGAAGGTCAACAAGACATCATGACAATGAATTGGCCACATTTGTTGTTGGTATTGCAAATCTGACATTGATCAacatctttaaagaaaacccatCTGAGATGCAGGACGTTCTTCAGATTGTGGTTCAGGCCTTCATGAAGATCAAGAAAGTTAGACTAAAACCCAGTTGTGTGTTTGTACATCAGAACATGTCAGACATCACAGCTGGAGAGAAAAACATGCAGGGTAGAAGACGATTGCAGGAAACACTGGATCAGATAACAAAAACTGCTGCCAAAAATGAAGACTCAGATGCTAAACGTTTCAGTGACGTCATTAGATTTGATGTTCAGAATGATGTGAAGTATTTTACTAACCTCTGGGAGGGCAGTCCACCGATGGCTCCACCAAACCCAAACTACAGTGAAAATGTTCAAGAACTAAAGGAAACTATTATGTCTCAAGCCTCAAAATCCCAAGGAATGAGGTTGACAGACTTAAAAGATCATATTGTACATCTCTGGAAAGCTTTACTAAATGAACAATTTGTCTTCAGCTTCAGGAATTCTCTGGAGACTTCAGCCTACAAGAAACTAAATATTGAGTACAGCAAATGGTCCTCGAGTCTCCACAGTACAATGATGGAAATTGAGAACAAACTACAcaacaaaatagaaaataaagtaattaatgaGGTTGAGAAAACTGATCTTCACAGAGAACTGAAGGAGGCGACTGAAGAATTGGAAAAATCAATGTTTGAATTTTTTGAGAAAGATAAATATGCAGATATACTGATTCAGTGGAAAACATCATTTGAAACCAAATTTAAGGAAGAAATTctgaaagaaacaaataaattaaatagcatTCTCCACCAGCATAGATCAACATCAGCAGCAACTTTTGCTAAAATAATCTTTCAGAAACTGAAGGAGCCCATTGAGCAGAGCATCTACAGAAAAACCTCCGGAGATCTGGCCGATGAAATGAGATCAGACTGTGAATCACTCAATGGAAACAGAACAAATCTGGAGAAACACATCCTGAAGACACTGGCAGAAGAGGAGGACTTTGACAAATACATGAACTACATTGAAAATCCCAGAAATCACTACAAGAGTTTCATCAGAGATGAAGTCAGTCGCTACATCAGAGATAAGTTCAGCATCAGTGTTTTACCCAAGATGAAGGAGAACATTAAACTCCTGCAGCAGAAGATCATGAACGCAGCACATCAATCTACTGAACATGTTCAAGTCAACAGTGGAGATGTTGGTTTGTGGTTGAAGAGTTTCACACAGCAGCTCTCAGATCAGCTGATCTTCTCTGAAAAAGACCTCAGTGGAGTCAAACATGATGATGTTGAGGATTTCACACTCCTAGAAGATGTGATCAGACAAGAGCTTCCTGCTGTAATGTCAGACATCAGCAGCAGATTCAACACAGACACATTTCCAGTAAAGCTGGACTATAAGTTCAGGCCAGATGAGCTTCTGATTGATCACTTCTGTCAGTGCTGTTGGGTTCAGTGTCCGTTCTGTGGAGCCACTTGTACAAACTCCATGGAGAACCATGTCGGAGATCACAGTGTTCAGTTTCATCGTAGTATTGGACTGTATGGGGTGCATTACAGAGATGCATCAAACTTGTCAACCTATATCTGCACATCAGCATTAGCAAACAGCAATCTGTATTTCTATCCCACTGACTCTGATGAAAAAATCCTCTGGAGAGATTACAGAAGAGCAGGAGGAGTTTATGCAGACTGGAGCATCACTCCTGATCTCTCTGAACTGCCCTACTGGAAGTGGTTTGTTTGCAGATTCCAGAACAATTTGGAAAAATGCTATAGTAAAACATTTAAGGGGAGTGGTGAGATCCCAGAGGAATGGAGGAAATATGTCAAGCGGGATGCTACTGAgagtttaattaaatatatgtaa